The Astyanax mexicanus isolate ESR-SI-001 chromosome 4, AstMex3_surface, whole genome shotgun sequence genome segment ggagtgtgatcactgtttttatctgtccaacgggggagggggggcgggggttgggcgcgcaggttttgtatctgtatctaacggaggggtgggtgcgcgcaggtgagagcgtgtgaactcgctgaaatgcgtgtcagtgtgacttgagaacactgactatagatcacagtgaggtggattaaaaatcctaaacttataattgactacacctgttgctttccattgaattaaaaaaacatctttctctcagataaagtaaacacaagcgtgtttctgactaaaataaaagcttttcaggagagatataagttatgtgtaaatatttataagacaatacccacatcacttatctaaccagcctgtactgatttctgccccccaataatgctttcaataacctcttgtaacccctgggagccaggggttacactctaatagcctttaatagtcttcagtagcctttaaaagacttacctggcggccgtggtgtgtccactaaactccgtagttataaacatcctgaggttagcagcgcgctaactgacctgtttataatgtaatccgagcagtgcctccgtgtcggctgttctaacctgctgctgttagctgcttgggctgaaagatgaactgtagtgagctgtattatccggttagtggggttaaaacctttatttgtttacagaaacagtaaaaacggactggctgagctctgtagcccgtggctgggctgtactgaagtagtgactgagtgaagagagcggggcttgtgctgctgctgctagtggttggatgaagaactgcagcttcatgtaatgagcagtttcaccagccatccacacacagctctgataaactgcttgttttaatagtgcacactgttgctaccaaaaaaagtcactagatggcattaccatatatatcttaataaataataataataatatttataatatttataataataataataataataaatatattatttaaattttatgaggcataaaataataacaagaaaaaaaaacaagaaaatcgagaatcgaatcgaatcgtgaccctcaaatcgaaaatgaaatcgaatcgaggatttagagaatcgtgacacccctaatctcCACCCACAGCCAAGGTGGACTACACCGTGCACCTTTACAACTATACTCTTAAAACTACAACTTTAAAGGGTTCTAATGTGGAAAGAGTTAATGAATATAAGCACCTTGGCATATGGCTAGATGACAAATTTACTTTTAAGCACCATATTAACAAGCTTTCAGGTAAGCTAAGGCAAAAACTCGGCTTCCTATATAGAAATAAATCATGCTTTCCAatgcacacaagaaaaaaaattttGTGGAAGCAACGTTTTTATCTAAGCTAGATTATGGTGATGTGACCAGACATGTGTCAGCAACTACACTCAAACCACTAGATTTTGTGTATCATGCGGCGCTAAGATTCATTACTGGTAcacatcactgttcactctataaaaAAGTTGGATGGTCTTCTCTTGCTGTGCACCAGGAACACACTGGTTTATTTTCGTTTTAAAAAGAACTTCCTCACTATATGCCATCCTTCAAAACATCTCACaaaaacttattaaaaataacacaacctacCAGACTCACTCCAGTAACTGGATCATCGaaagttttaactgaactgggaaaatctgcttctCATTACAGTGAACCAgcaagctggaattcactacaggaaactctaaagctcagctgGTGTCACTAAACCACCTTCAAGGTgatctttatgatctttggtatgttttcagtttctttatttttatgttaaccttttagtttttaatgctggtttgttttagctatttttccacatttctttttagtttctttcttttcttttgttatttatctattctttcccttctctatgtttgtagaaactaaataaaacaatagaaaatataaaacacaataaaaggacTATCACACAGGTATATAAAAATAGCCAGTAGTTTACTGAGTGTATCAAAACGGTAGGGCAAATAAGGCTAAGAATCGAGTGTcctttttagtacttttaacaaaaaatacataaatagcaGGCTTCCATCAACAATAGAGTTATATCTTTCCAAGACAGAGCAGTTTAGTACCTTTTTTAGATGCAATAGTACAAATATAGTGTGTAAATACCCATAAGTAAATATAAGACACAAATGaagttatattttaaacattacccaaattatttaaattattattaattatttaaataaccaattattttcatgattattattGCTCAGGCTTATGTTTTAGGATTAGATTTTTGCTGTAGGATTGATTTTACGTTAATATAAGTTACCCCATTTTTCTTACTTTTAGAACTACACTGtcagttatatatttaaaccctTAATCAGAAATTGACCTTTTaaagtttgtaaaataaaataccatcttaaattaaatatgagggcccactctaaagaatacactcataaagaacagaattatagatgaaattaacagaactaaacggtgcaggtctggttcggagcttaatgtccactttactctaacgagcagaaataagagtttcagatttacctcagattcagtgaatatgagcgggagcagagcgcggggtcctgcagcacggagcgttttccctcagaggaactctgatccacgcggggactcagagcgctctctggttagcagtgttagcggtcctggtgttcagtggaggcggagagagcgcgagtcagtccggggaacagtctgtcggagcggcgctgcagcggagagttcacggctagcgcagagcagctaatacacgaggctaaacacagctagccgagctggctaagctaacagtgctaacagaactttacttatagagagattatcccagcttcatccaccagcacactctcagtatggacttcagtgtccttaaaattaccggttagtttaattaatactgattattagtgaatttagttcagcctgtgaggaactttttcctcctcgcctctaccgcgctgctactcccgcatctccgctgttctctctcgtcccgtgggcgggcctgttccaatcctctactccaccctTCACCTGTGCACTAATCCCTGagtagatcccttaatcacttttagcTAACCTTCCTGcattaacacagaaaataaatgaaatatgtactctgtactgcttttctttttaaactatttacacaaacacaatgactattttgaacatgtttagtactcttttaaaccatcactatgcatttataagactttaattattactgtatttattagtgtatctattttagaactagggagttttaaattttttacccagGGCTACATGAGAAATATGCAAGAGGGGtgtatcccatagtgagataccgaatgaatgcttgaaagagaacagaaattacaagaaaaaaaattgcaagaaataaaacaaatttaccggACTTGAAACACTGTTACTAGTGCTGAAACATTACATTGGTCAGTaaaaaagcaactgctttgtttgtacatttagctaggctagctaccaataataatggtcagttaaacagcaaatgctgtatttggatatttagctaagcAAGTTaccaataataatagtcagtaaaacaggaaatgctttgtttatacatttggttagtaaaatagcaaatgccagaaccaataataaaaaaacctttTTCTCTATTTCAATCTTAAATGGACTATTATGTTTCACTTCAacacaaatccatttcacactggatttctccgtTGGCcacctttgagtatttaacaaataataacataagacaatctcaggcctataggtttcatgtaaAACATATGTTGAAAAAACACAATGAGATGCAGATCTGCAATAAAAAAGCTGTTTATTAAAACACCCAGATGAGTAAACATAGATGTGAAGCAATagaaagataatagtttgtagtggataaaaacaattaagaaactacatgatttggatattcttagtaaatgtGGAGCTTAAAAAACCTTAATAAGGAtaagataagagagtataaaacttgagtaatacaacaaccaaatatccatctatatccctctatgctaacagatttttaatcagacatAGACAAACGAGAAcagcagcagagggagtgaatgagcctgcaaccttactgcgctacacaaacctggagtgggttgatttcagtatgggaactacgaCTGAAGCGTTTTATTTAACGGTTGGAAAGGaatttgttggcctctctgcagaGTCTAGATGCTCTtccggtccacacggcagtacccaGCACAGTGttgtctctctgtggctctggatctcacttttgggagccctctctctggagttcctcaggtgcTGTTTTCATTTCTTCTTTCATACAGATGGGCCTAAAAGTTTAGTTGCAATCTACGAATCCtactctactcctaacaactatgacatttaaattttaaagactaagttatgctaatCTAATATCTGGTCCAATATCTGGtccaaacactggcagtgccctcgctcaaaCCCAAATTACCtccccttcttcagaactgagctctgtctcacaaagaatgtcctggaatatcaaacacACGAGAAAACATGACATGGAATTCATTAAACCTCATTCCTGGGTAAGtttaattttgctgaacctgtaaaatccattgttaaattcagttcatgtttgtttcttgtggaacgtgtcccaagtgacaaagtgaaacatttatGTAGAATAAGGtattctgtctgaaagatttacgatttgcacttttaattgctgtGGGACAAAtgtgggatagttttctctcctgtgtgaattcgctggtgtcgtttgagatcactctgtttagtaaaactctttccacagtctgagcagtgatacggtttctctcctgtgtgaatgcgctggtgttttttgagttcactctgggtagtaaaacacttcccacagtctgagcagtaatatggtttctcccctgtgtgaatgcgctggtgatttttgagtttactctgtgtagtgaaactcttcccacagtctgagcaatgatgcggtttctctcctgtgtgaatgcgctggtggtttctgagattactctgatgattaaaattcctcccacagtctgagcagtaatacggtttctctcctgtgtgaatgcgctgatgtatttggaaagtactctgttgattaaaacttttcccacagtctgagcagtaatacggtttctctcctgtgtgaatgcgctggtgcagttttagatgactctgttgagtaaaactctttccacagtctgagcagtaatacggtttctctcctgtgtgaatgcgctggtgtattttgagattactctgtacaGTAAAACTCGTCCCACACTcgaagcagtgatacggtttctctcctgtgtgaatgcgctgatgcagttttagagtccccagtctattaaaactcttcccacagtctgagcagtaatacggtttctctcctgtgtgaatacgctggtgtcgtttgagagtactctgttcaataaatctcttcccacagtctgagcagtgatatgttttttctcctgtgtgaatgcgctggtgtatttggagatGACCcccttgattaaaactcttcccacagtctgagcagtgatacggtttctctcctgtgtgaatgcgctggtgttttttgagatcacccttgacagagtgctgatgtttctccatgtcaggacttggctttatttgtatgttaaatgtatcaaacaatttctgcgtgttctggagattcttcaggacggcttgtgcttcacctctttcagcagtttaacattgctctttgaTAAATATCCTGTTTGTTGGTGAGGAATTTTAGGAGAACATTTTCATTTccgaaaaacacaaagaaaatggCATTGAATGATAAAAAGCAGGTcaataaactgaagagaactgcctaaatcagttacactatacagacaaaactactgggacatcttcatattaccataaaagggtgctggtggtcctctagccacctgtttagtgcctttatgaggactgcccactgttca includes the following:
- the LOC125801391 gene encoding zinc finger protein 239-like, giving the protein MEKHQHSVKGDLKKHQRIHTGEKPYHCSDCGKSFNQGGHLQIHQRIHTGEKTYHCSDCGKRFIEQSTLKRHQRIHTGEKPYYCSDCGKSFNRLGTLKLHQRIHTGEKPYHCFECGTSFTVQSNLKIHQRIHTGEKPYYCSDCGKSFTQQSHLKLHQRIHTGEKPYYCSDCGKSFNQQSTFQIHQRIHTGEKPYYCSDCGRNFNHQSNLRNHQRIHTGEKPHHCSDCGKSFTTQSKLKNHQRIHTGEKPYYCSDCGKCFTTQSELKKHQRIHTGEKPYHCSDCGKSFTKQSDLKRHQRIHTGEKTIPHLSHSN